TAAATCACAACTTTTACTGCAGGTAGACTTTGacctttttctttgcttgcatCATAACCAAAACTGCTTTGAGTGATACCATTGACTTTAGGTGATGACAGTTGTCTGAACCAAGTTTTCATATGCGattacaattttattattttggggATACCAGAGTCTGCCTGtgttaaaacagctgaaaatataaCTGAAGTCCAGGTACACAGTCTGTAAATATTCCTCAGGTGAATAATATTTTGAAGTTACAGTACCTAGAAGATACATAcgagaaaattacattttgtacAAATGTCTGTTGTAGTTATgtttttaccattttattttctcgTTTTTACTTTCTATTGGAGCTCCTCACATGACTAGCTTTGGCCTTCTTGCTACTCAAAAGTTTTTTGAAATCTAGGTCTTATCATGTGATTCAAGAGTTGCAGTCAGTGAACACAGTTTTCATGTGACCTAGGTCATCagtcatgaaagaaaatatttctgtgcatttgAAATGGTTCCCcaactctcctttttttttttttaactctaaaATAAGAGCTTGTGTTCCTGAGATACTTCCTCATCAGTCTGCATCTGAAAGCCTAGTTTATCTCAATGCAGTATGTGTCCTAAGAGTTCATAAACATCGTTGTACAGACTGCAGATTTAACCTGGCCACAATATAAAACTAAGGCCCAGATAGTAAAAAAGAGGATCAGGATTGCAGTATGAGCTGGCACTGTAGTAACTTTActggaaaagcacagctttttgTCTTAACTGTCCATCTTACAGCAGATGCTGGCAGTCCACATCCAGATCCAATGTAACATCCACATTACATTTAGTCCCTGGCTCAGACAGATATACAAGTGCTGTTCAGAAGCAATCACAGAATTTTGCTACCAGTGCTGCATGCTGAGCATCCTCTGCCTTGTGCTAATCCCCTCCAGGCTCTGAATCACACCCTGTCCTGTTGGTTGTCTGTGCAGCAGTAATGCTGAAGGGTTTCCTTGTGAGACCAGTTGCATTGAATGGCTACCACTTAATAACTAAAATACAGGAAGTGCCATTAACTTCTGGTAGTGGGCATGCCTTTTCAAGTCAGCTCTAGTTTCCAGTTTCATGGCTGTTCTGGGTGGTTAACCCCCTAGGGAAAGCACCATTCCAGCTCCATCCATATTTTCCACAAACTAAAACTAATTTGTTTGTCTGAACAAAGATTTTAAGGCAGacaccattttttccttttaattgctTTGTGTCTAGACTGTGCAGATTATAAGCAGAAGTACATGGATTGCTAACCTCTTCTGTAGGATCTCAGTAATTCTGTTTCACAGCTTCAAGAACACTCACAAAggaattctttcttcttttattaaagCAATATAGATTAAACCAGGAATTACTAATTAAACTAAAAGACAACAGATGCATACACTTCACAAACTGACTGGGATACTTGTTTCAAATAGGACTTTGATTCTCTGCAGGTTTGGTCTGCCCTGTATACAGCTGATTACGGTTGTATTGGACCAATGAGATTTTGTCAGTCTtagcaaataagaaaaataaaaatttgcatgGGATTTTCAATCCTGTTATCTCTTAATTTAAGCAAAGCTCTGTCattcagtcttttttatttacCACCATTAACCAAAGATTACAAATAATgtgaaggaggagaaagagactGGGAAAGTAAAGCCCAATAGCACAACTGATTCTGTCCCAGGTAAGCAGTATGCCACTGCTTTCTCcacttcctctcctcctcctcctcaagtttgttttctgtcttggcAGTTACTTCTTGTTATAAGACAGGACAGTTCCATTAGTTCTTCCAGTCAAGGCTTTCTTCATTATTCCTTCAACTACACTTCATGTGATTATGAAGTGctataaatatcaaataaatattttcagcagaaaaatatacaaacaaaaataaacaaacacaaaaggttaaaaaatcaaaaactaagtgaaaggagggaaaagagataAATGTGGTTTAGGAGCTAagtatgtaaatatttaaacagcTGTCATACAAAGCTTGAAAAGCCTCCTTTGCAAACAAATAGGGTGCAGTGACAGCTATATTTCCTTCTTGCTGCTGGAGTTTCTTCATCCACAGTTTTTTGCTATGAGCTGAGCACATaagctctgagctgggaattCCTATTGCTCATTTATATGGTACCCAGTGGAAGAGGCCCCTGCTCTTCGACCAAGGCATTGtaattcaaattattaaaatcttGTGATGCTAAATTGCTTTTCCAAGACATTACCACTCAGGGTCACATAAAATCACATCAGTGCAAAGGAATAAACTCCAGAGCCTTGGTGCTAATAACtagagaacaaaataattttccaataaaatttctcttctctccttAGTTTCATTTTGAGATTTGACATCTTGCCTTTCATCATGACAATACTTCTCCTAAGACAGTAACTTTTGGTTGCAGAGGACTTTTGGTACAAGTTAAACATGATACTATAAGAGGGACCTTAAACCAGCCAGCCTTGATTTGTGATGTATATGGGTGAGTTGGTAGCAAGGCCAGACTCTGCAATGTATGGAAACATACACTACATAGAGGGAAGGAATCATTAAAAACTGCTCAATGTAGAATTTGGCACCTCTGCTATTTAATATTCCACACTGACTGCTTCTGTTTAGTGTCTAAATGtcagtataaaatatttatatggcTATTTAATCATTACAGGAAAACCACAGAGTATGGAGAGGTTCATGAGCTCACAACAGAAGAACAGTTTGTAGAGGGAAAATACATGGTGAAGTTTGAAACCAGCTCTTACTGGAAGGCGCTCGGGCTTTCAGCATTCCACGAATACGCTGATGTAAGTAGTGGCAAATATCCTCAATAATAAGTATACACTGCCTTTGTAGTGGCATCAGCTGGAAAGAGCAAACACAGCCCTTTAATAATGAAGGAGTAGCATCACTCAGGGAAGTGGTTCACTGCCACACAGCACTAGACAAATAAAGGCAGTAAACATCCAGCTAAGCCAGAGGAAGGAGCCAACTACCCTGCAAATGCTGACACAGCTCTTCCAAAGTGTAGCTGTGCCCATTCACCCACTCATACCAGTAGGGAATCTTGCTTGAAGAGAGCTACATTAGTCAAAAGTTGATAGTgtgtataaaaacaaacaaggaaaaaaactgttcCAAGAAAAAGAGATTGCTTCTACTGATGCCGAAGGAATGGAGAGATTAGGAAACCCTAATtttataggaaataaaatatgcttAAATCAGAGGTATTTCCCCCATATCAGTCACATGAAAATCCCTAATTAAATTCATGTATTCTAATATGACATgtaattacaggaaaaaaccTATTCTTTCTGGTgtgcctttttttaaatgatgttCAGTACCAAaatgtgtaattaaaaaaaaaaaaaaagtataaaaaagtaaagaactatagtgggaaaggaaaagttgaCTATTTCATTGATATTCAAATTTCACAAGCAGGCCAGCAATATGATATTGTCCTGTCTCTCCCTTTGCTTTCAGTCCTACACTGATTTATTGTGTGCACTATCCTACTACATTTACTTAGCACACCCAAAAATCTGTTTAGATTCTTCAGGCTTCATCTGTCATTAAACTTAAGTTTCCCCAATTTAAGTAGTCTGGAAAAGCTACTGGTAGTGTTGTAGAACATTTCAAACCACAAGTTCATGGAGCTCTGTGgaagactggaaaaaatgaCTGAGTCCCATTCCATAATAGTCTGAGGTGCAGTTTGGGTGATttaggtgaaaaaaaacccctcaaaagTATTCCCTAACCATTTGGATGTCTGAAAGTGGAAAGGGCTACAGCTCAGAAGATGCTTTAAAGTGCCTGACTAAGATTGTTTCAGCTAGGCTGAAGAAGATTTCCCTCGACATAACAAGCCTACAGGTGAACAAGCTAGCCTGGGAAGTGGGTAGAATTCAGTCACTGACTGTGTACAAGGTAACTGAAGCCTACAGTCCTCATGTCCCAGCTGCTTAGACTTTGGTCTTAGGAGACAACTCTAGTCCACTTATAGAAAGTACATCATggtttagaaaataaatcaaatagtAGGCTAAAGAAATCTGGAATTTAACCCAGGTGACAATACTTTCCTGGGAATTGGGTGTCCTAAGTCCCATTGGACTGATTTGGAGAGGAGGAGATTTGAATTGTCTTAGGGCAAGGGTGTCTCCTTGTTCTGGCAAGTCTATCCACTCAGTTCTTAATGCAAAAACTGACCCATCACCAGTGGTGTTAAAAACAGGAGGGGGCACTGAAGTACAGAAAATAGCTTTGGGCTCCAACTGCCTGCCTTTTTTGGACACGTCACACAGGGGTTGTATTTAAATTCCCTGGGTGGAATTTCATCCCTGTCTTTCTTACTGGTCATTTGAGAAACCTCCCCCTCACCCTCCTATTCCACATCACAAAGCAGTTTGCCTGGCTCAGATTTGGTATTTCCATCCAGCTTCGCTGCAGCTCTTAGTGGAACTCAGTCCAAATCTCACAAATACCTCAGTCCCTCACAGGCAGTCATAAAGTAGTGGGAAGCATTACCCTTCAGAAGGGTAAAAGCATTGAACAGAACTAGCCAAGTGCTCTGCAGATGATGTGAGTGGTTGCTGCTTGGTTTTTAATAAGGTAGCTTTGGCTGTTTGCTGTTCATCATGACCacaggttttctcttttccaggtggTGTTCACTGCTAATGATTCTGGTCACCGCCACTACACCATCGCCGCTCTCCTCAGCCCTTTCTCCTACTCAACCACTGCTGTTGTCACTGATCCCCAGGAATAAACATGTACTGTCTTTTTCACACTTTCCTCCAATAGAACTATCATAGGCTTTTAGGAGGAAGGTTTTTCCTACTGCTAAAGCATAACTTTTTGCTACattagttgttgtttttttttccattttgtaacCTGGCAAACTTCAGACAAGtcaataaaatattacttctttaaaacaattttgacTCAATTAGTgacattttattgttttctaaaGTATTATGATTTGCATCGAAGTGCAAAGGATGTCTGAAAAGCATGCGTGGGATGACACTTGATTTAGTTTTGTTATCTTCCTACCACTACCTTAAAGAAATCTCACCAAATACGTTGGCTCAAAACAGGAAATTCACATAGCTGTgttactgtaaaaaaattaccaaataaATGTACTCAAAATAAGAAAGTCATCTGTGCTACTCCAAGtttacacacagaaaatatggTCCCACTGTCAACCAGCTCAAAGGGTGAACAGGTAAAATTCTGAATatccagcagcagaacaaactGCAGAAACCATTGAAATAAGTATTTCCAGAGagatgaaagagttaaaatctgaCTAGATTTACTTAAAACTTCAGGTAAACATCAACACATTGATGTTTCAAGAGGAAAGTTGCCTGCTCAATCAATCTAGAAAGCACTGAAGTAATTTCAGTTAGCGCTTTTTTAACATCTTTGatattaaagtaattatttgaCAGCACACAGGTGGCTACCCTTTACAGGTGCATTCCAGTTAAATCCCTAATAAGTCAGATCTGTAGCCATCATTAAAAAGAAGTCCATAAAGAGAAGCAGCATCTTAATACTCTCttcatatttttagaaatagGAAAAGGTAAGCTGTGGAGTGACTGTGATTCAAATAAAATTGCTGATAAACTGACTAAAGACTTTCAGGGCTTTAGCAGTGATTTCTGTAAACCCATGGCctattgtatttaaaatatcctGAAGCAGAGGAATGGGGTTTTAACTGGATTATGTaaattacagagaaagaaactgaagtGGTGCCAGCCAGAAGCCTTTAGCACTCATTTGCAGCTGACCTTGGAGTTCATACCCAGAGCCTGCTGGGATGACGGCATAGCAAGTGAATTCACAAGTTACAAAAGACAGCCTTTAACATTTCACTGATTACTTTTTCACGGATTTCTAGATGCTACCATAGTTACACAACTCTTGTAAGCAGTGCAAACAGTTTCAAAACAGCACCCACCATGAAGTATGGAGATTCCATGGGATCCTGCTATCCCTGGAGCTTGAAAGGTTTCATTTGAAATGTGTTAAGCCCTCAAAATAGGACATAAATTTACTCATATAGATATACTcggcaaaaaaaacaaaacaagcagaaaaaaacttaCTCTGCTGGTAGCCATCCATTTGATAGAGAGGATAAACCTAGTTAAAGAGTGTATGTACATATGTCTAAGCCAAGATCAGAAAGACAAAGTTTAATTTCAAGAAGTAGTATTTCCAACAGTTGAACCAGATGCTTCTGGTAGGAGTTGACTTGCAGGTATACAGGGAAAATCCTGAGCTTGTACTGAATCTAAGGGAGAAGTGATACAacttaaaatactgtttaaatgTGCTTCAGAAGTTGGTGTGTTGAAAACGAAAAGGAATATTGTTTTCTTCCTAGGGAATACCTAAGGTAACAAAATAGCCCACAGATTATCCACCTACCTTTTATTAAAGGTGGGGAGGAGAGTGACACAGAGAGGAATCTTTTAATGTATAAGCATGGGTGACTCAATTAAATCCAGCCATAACCACAGAGaatttctcactgaaattgCTGAGTTGACATAATATTTGTATATCTCTCAGTTATGAGGTCAATACATCATTATtcctcaattaaaaaataaaaaagaaaaataaaacagaatagaTATTTCTTCCAAGAAAATTGGCACAGTAGTTGAACTAGGCCATGTTCACAGTATTTCCACAGACAAGGGTATTAAAGACTTATTTTCACAAACAAGGTTCATGTTTGTATGGGTTacttattttctcattatttacTAAGTAAATAGTATGAATCTACGTGTTGGAAGTCATAGGGGTTTTCTGATAAGTAGCTTTGAGAGCATTTGAGAGGCCTTGATATAAAAATCACAGGTCCCAGCTGTTTCTGCTTGCTGACAGAAACTTCCTAGTGGTAGGCAAAATGGCttttcattctgtatttctggttttcttagCTGGTCTGGCACTTTTCTCCGAAGCTGCACCATTGGTAAGTATCTCAGGACTGAAGTCCTTCTACTGATgtaatccaaatatttttattttattattttttaattaatgtaagaaaaagaattcaatttttttattattattattattttgattttactgACTGTAgttccctggggctgctctttTCAgatccttctttctccttctctagTGATTAGTGAGAGGACTTTATGTATGGGTAGAGGAGTAGCACTTGTCATTAGACATAGCAACAATACGAAAAGCAATGTaaaacaagaaagggaaaactATCATACTCACTAGACAAAAACCCTTGAGCATTCATAACATAATGAACAAGCTGTGTCACGAGGAATTTCATCTCCTGTTGCAAAATCCATGCTAGAGAAAGGCCTTGTTTAGACTTCTGCCTTACTGCTCTACCACTACAGCTTAATTCCATGTAAGTAAAAAAACAGAGCTAAAGTCAGGATTCTTCTTCCAGAGGGCTCATTTATCCCAGGAAACCAAGCTAAAGACTCAGATGTTTCAGCCTGAAATTCTCCTACAACAGCCTTGTCTCTCTCTCCTCAACTAGCCATTTTTCCTCTCAACTGTGATCTTTGGGAAAATAATACCTGATAAAAGTTGTTGAGGAATTAGACTTTCCTTGAGCTCCCAGGGTGTAAAAGTCAGGAAAATCAGTGGTGGCAGTGCAGCCCTTCTTGCCAAGGTCTCACTAGTAACACCAGTGAGGAGCCCCTGCATTCCAGAAAGGGAGCATGAGGAATCTGGGCATACAGGCAGGATAGATGGATGCTGATATATTGGTATGATGCTAGACAGGGTTCATGAAACATCCCAGACTGTAAGAGGGAATGAAAGAGAGGGCTCTTAATTTTTAACCATCTACATCACAGTTCATTTTATAATGATTAAATGGATATCAGCAACTGCTATTTTGAGATCATCCCTGTTTAGCACCTTCTACAAAGCTCTATTTTCTCACTATTCATCTGCAGAATTAGGTAAGCTTGAAGCCTTGATTCACCTCTATTTTTGAAAAGGTAAATCATCAGGCCATAACCACTACTTGTGATGAATATGTGGGGATGGAACTATAGCCATGCTGTATTTGAAGGAAGGattttctctcctgtccttGTGTAGCTCCAGGGTTGACAAATCTGATTCAACATGCGGTTAGGAGAGAGTCTGCGTGTGGTGCTTAACACGTTTACAGCAGAACTGTAACTCTGTGGAAACTGAGATAACTCTATGACAACAAGGTATCAGAGGCTCTCAAATCCAGAAAGATGTGCTCAAATTGCCAGTCCAAAATACCAGGGAAGAGTTGGCAGATTTTTAAACATTCCTACTACCTTTGAGGATGTATTTCCTGTTGAGGCCACAATTTGACAACAATGAAGTTACAACTTCTTGCTGGAGATGATTTGTAACTAAGccatgccaaaaaaaaaaaaaaaaatagagacgTGGTCTCACATCTGCAGTGCCTCCCTGGTGTGCATGGCTAcatgcccagcagctcctgaaatcTTGCTTCCTCGCTCCACCATATCCAGCCCCCAGAAAGCTTCAGATTATGTTTCCTCAGCACACAGAAATCTTCTTGTGGAAAATATGGTCTCTACTGTACATCTGAATAATAACATTCCTTACTGTTTTATGATGCACTGTCACCTATCCTTCTTGAAACATAAAAATTCTCTCTTCCTATTGCAGGACCCTCCTGATGCCAAGCATCCTCTTTCTGTAAAAGTTGTGGATTCAGTCCGAGGAAGTCCAGCTCCAAATGTTCCAGTTAAATTATATAAAGAAGGTGCAGATGGATCTTGGGAACTGTTAAATTCAAAGTAAGTCACACTAAACTAATGAGTGAAAGATGGGAAAGGCAATAGGAAGAGGCCAAATAGTCAAAGACCAGTTCCACATTCTCTAAAATGAGATGTCTGTTTTGCTCAGAGGAAAGATAACATACAATTGAATTAACTTCCTGCAGACTGTCTTTTAAATGTACTACAGTTTAAACTACCAAAATGGTTTTATAATGCCTTATAATTCCTATGAACACAAGAAAGTGTTTTCAGCTGTCCTTTAATTCAGTCATCCCTTCTCTTTAATTTCATTGCAAAGGtctatattatttttaagtaccCACTGATGAACTGCTGCATTGTTACCAGAAGAGTCAGACTCTTACATTTTGAAACCAAGACTCTGGTTGAGAACCCAACCCTTACTGGCCATTTTCCATCTTTGTAAATGGATTTTCATTTCTTAGAACaccacagttttaaaaagaaactgttttgaACATATACCATATCGTATTTGATAGCCTTCTTTACTTCAAGATAAATTACTTAgccaaaaggagaaaatctggGGATAAATCTTTTTCACCTTCTCTCCCACAGAGAAGCAATAACACCTCAAATAACATAAAAGAATCTCCAGATATATAAATTTTGccatgtcttttaaaaaacataattgtagaatttaaaaatgcagatgactttttttttaattgccctCTATTTTAGTATGTattaacacacaaaaaaagaataaaaagaaatttttacttatagtctgaaattaaattggaaaaattCTTAGGGGATACACAGAATGACTATTCTTTATTCACCAAGCAATATTTCACTTCCACACTTAGCTGCTCATGATAGCTGCAAAGTCTCACCTGAGACTTTTCCAGGTATGCTAACAGTCTATTCCACCTTTAAAAAATAGGGCTCTCAAGGGTCTGGCATAGCCCATGAAATTCAACAGTGAATTTCCAGACTCAGATTCATTTCTAGAAATTCCAGTAGAAGCTGTTCATATGGATGTTTGGTGTCACGGAGCAGTGGGCTGGCACAAGCAACACTCCTCTCATGTGTCCTTGAAAAATATAGGTACAGTGAAGGGCACACATACAGTGTGGGGAAAGCAATCTATTCATGTTGTCCTACTTAAATTGACTTGCACCCTCAAGTGACAAGACAATTTCACACATATCCCATCACTATTCTATTATCACACACTGTAAATGTGTGAAACTTTCCAGTAAGAGTGTTCAGTTCACTTATCTTCATTTCTGAGCTTAGAGACTCTACATAAAGATACTCATAACAGCTGGATGTCGACTAAAGtcttaaaaacacatttaacaATTGAAACAAGGAGCAAAATAACTTCAGAATAAGGGAAGCAAAAGTATTGCTAATACTAAATCAACTTCTCCCACCTTGataattatttgtaaataattgAATGCTAACAAGAGGTCCCACAACAAATGTTCACAATCAAAGATGCATTTGGTATTATCTAAAAAAACTTGTTAGAAAAGTGATCAGTTATTACTGGCAGCCTTGCTATTTGTGGATAACCTAcctaataaaaaattatttttattacaattattttttattattatttattgcaaAGTTTATTTTACACAAGGTGTTTCAAAAAAGGGACATATCTGCGAGACAGCATTCAATATTGCTTCTGGACCCCTAAATGGGTTGGTGTTCAAAGATGTATGGTTTCAAATCAGTACTAGGGCTTTATGTAACACTGATAGTATCTTCAAATCAAACAAAACTGCCTGTTTGTTGAGGCCAGCACAAACCACAAGGAATTCTATGAGGCTACACTGCTAGCTGACCTATGGTCATTTTAAATAGCAGATCTCAAATTTCTGATAGCCAACTGTAAACAATATTTATATTGATGAAACAACTCAATacatttaaatagaaaagagaaCCATGGAAAAAACAGGACAGTTTACCCTACTTAGTAGCACAGTGAGTGCATCATAGAGCTTCCACATTGCTTACAGCAGTGAAGTTTTCCCTCTGAGTGGGTTCATTTAATTAATTCCAGGAGTCTGCCAAGAGCCTATGAACAATAATGCCAGTTTTTGGCTCACCCCCAAACCATGCAGAGTAAGTGAGATGGCAGGCAGCCATCTGCTGTGGTCACTGTGGAAGTAGCAAATGCCAAGATAAGCTCTGAGGCATCCATAATACAGATGGATATAAGCCATTCCAGATCAATAGAAGTATTCATCCTATTACTTAAGCCACACATCACTCAAGTTCAATTGCTAAAAGCTGCATCTTTCTCAGGCTTTTAACCAAACTATAAAAGTGTGTTCTTCTACCATTACACAGACAAACCAATGAAAAAGGAGGCCTCCCAGAGCTTACAACTAGAGAACAATTTGTAGCAGGGTTATACAAGCTTGAGCTTGATACAGCCTCTTACTGGAAGAGTATGGGCTTGAATCCCTTCCACGACCATGCCGATGTGagtattccttttttcctctatttcagTTTCAAAGAATAAAGATACTTAATTTGTGTAACTTCAGTTACTAACTGCATATATTGAACTTTCTTTTcactttaaagtattttcacatTAACACTTTAAATCCACAGTCTCAAAGCTTTGTAGCAACATAGTCATGACAGAACCTAGTTACTAGCTCCCCCATAAGTCTCAAAGCTCCTAGATGCGATACTTATGAAGAGGTTTTCCATCCTTCTACCTTCCATACCTTCTGCCTACTTAAGCCCATGATTGGTTTTGTGATTATTCAAAGTGTTTGAGGGACAATAAATGGAGTACTCTCTGAAGTCCCCTGGGAAAAGCATTTATCTGCCTTTCAGAGCAGATATTTGTATGGTTACAAAGTtcatatttagatttttaaagacAACAAAATTATGTATTATGTTCTGGATGCTTGGAGCcccattttaaaacagaaaaaaaaaaaaaaaggtacaaaacGCCTCTTTATTTGCATGGAACAAATAAACTGGTTAGAGGAAGGTGTTCCAAAACAGGTACCAAGTGAGGCCTGATGAAAGATTTGTGACTCCTTGGGGACTGTCTCTGTCCCCTCAACAGCCTTAGTGCTTCCCTATGACTTTTCAGTAGCAGCAGTTCGATATTTGTTCTATGTTTGTTGGACTGTGACACATCTGCTCAGCTATTCCTTATCTCTGTGGAGAAAAGGTGGCAAACACCTGGattaaattttctgtcttcctgaAGCAAATGGAAGATGACATTCTTGTACTAGACAATAGGATAGTCTGGATAGTCTTGCCTTCTGTGGGAACTCtaaaaaagagggaagatgAAAGATTTAAAGCATGCAAGTAAATTGATTGTATATCAAGATAATGGTTgactggaaattaatttaatctacAGTGCAAGAgctttctttcttaaaaataagcCTCAGTAGGGAACATATTTTGCTCAGTTCACTGATTGTTTCATATGcatcttttttattaatattgaaAGGAGCACAAGCTGTGCATCACGGAATGCTATTAAACtgtctgttttaaaagctgACACTTCTCATctcacaacaaaaaataatgtattatgTGGAGTGAGAAATCAAAGGACAGGATGTGCTGGTCAGGGAAATGTTAATAGGGCTGTGGTAAATCATTCCTATGTAAGGTTATTATCATACTGTGGCCAACTTCTCTAACTACTAGATTTTAAAGCAGAACTAAAGAAATTCACTGTTTTATACTCTGGCCTAATGATAACTAGTGTAGCACTGTTTAATTCTGTTCCTTGAAGTACAGAACATGCTAAGAGCAACAAAAGCACTCCAGCACTTGAAAGAATGGCCAAATGGGTtagctggttttggttttttggtgttttcttttgtttgtttggtttggtttttaacaaagaaaatcaaTGGGGTTCATAGTAAACCTCCATAAGGAagcaataaggaaaaaagaaaaaaatcttgttgcTATTTATGAGTACCAACAAGGAAATGCCAATTTggataataaataaattcttaaataGTGATATTTATACTTTTAACAAAGGATATTTAACCAGTGGAAAAACTGTGTGTTAGAGGAAGTCACAGCTCAGAGTGAGaatatttctgaagtttcaTGTGAAGTTGCATACAATGATAACAATGGTTCTATCTGGGCTTTTATCTAGAGACCACTTCTCATTTTGTCTcgcatttgctttttctttttccaggtgGTGTTCACAGCTAATGATGCTGGTAATCGGCATTACAAGATTGCTGTTGTCCTTAGTCCCTTCTCTTACACAACTACAGCAGTAGTTAGTGACCCAGTGGAATAGAAGCTGACATTAAGCATGAAAATTCAGTtgtgtaaattaaaatttccagaaatgatAAGAACCTGGTATCTGACTGTATCAACAGCTTTAGATTTCATAGTAAATCACCAACAGTAAGTTTTTTATTCACTTTGTTTACCTTAGGAAGAAAGTGTATTGACT
The sequence above is drawn from the Parus major isolate Abel chromosome 2, Parus_major1.1, whole genome shotgun sequence genome and encodes:
- the LOC107200040 gene encoding transthyretin-like, which codes for MAFHSVFLVFLAGLALFSEAAPLDPPDAKHPLSVKVVDSVRGSPAPNVPVKLYKEGADGSWELLNSKQTNEKGGLPELTTREQFVAGLYKLELDTASYWKSMGLNPFHDHADVVFTANDAGNRHYKIAVVLSPFSYTTTAVVSDPVE
- the LOC107200039 gene encoding transthyretin encodes the protein MAFQSVLFVFLAGLVFFSEAAPLVSHGSVDSKCPLMVKVLDAVRGSPASDVTVKVFKQAEDGSWQDFAVGKTTEYGEVHELTTEEQFVEGKYMVKFETSSYWKALGLSAFHEYADVVFTANDSGHRHYTIAALLSPFSYSTTAVVTDPQE